The following are encoded in a window of Thermoleophilia bacterium genomic DNA:
- the rpsK gene encoding 30S ribosomal protein S11 codes for MAAAKKPAKARTRRRVKKNIAVGQAHIKTSFNNTIVTLTDLEGNVIAWESAGSAGFKGSRKSTPFAAQVTADAAAKKGIEHGLQKVEVFAKGAGSGKDTAVRSLQAAGLDVTSVKDVTPQAHNGCRPRKRRRV; via the coding sequence ATGGCAGCAGCTAAGAAACCAGCCAAGGCCCGTACCCGTCGCCGCGTCAAGAAGAACATCGCGGTCGGGCAGGCGCACATCAAGACTTCCTTCAACAACACCATCGTCACCCTGACCGACCTCGAGGGCAACGTCATTGCCTGGGAGTCGGCCGGCAGTGCCGGATTCAAGGGTTCACGCAAGTCGACGCCGTTCGCCGCCCAGGTGACCGCCGACGCCGCCGCCAAGAAAGGCATCGAGCACGGCCTGCAGAAGGTCGAGGTCTTCGCCAAGGGCGCCGGATCGGGCAAGGACACAGCAGTTCGTTCACTTCAGGCCGCAGGGCTTGACGTGACCAGCGTCAAGGACGTCACCCCCCAGGCACACAACGGCTGCCGTCCGCGCAAGCGCCGTCGCGTCTAG
- the rpsM gene encoding 30S ribosomal protein S13 produces the protein MARIAGVNIPLNKRAEIGLTYIFGIGQSTAQNLLDQVGIDRDTQVKDLTEDEVIKLREAIEDLDVEGDLRRERSQNVKRLMEIGAYRGMRHRRGLPVRGQRTKTNARSRKGPRRMSVAGKRKV, from the coding sequence ATGGCGCGTATCGCTGGGGTAAACATCCCCCTGAACAAGAGAGCCGAAATCGGCCTCACCTACATTTTCGGAATCGGTCAGTCGACCGCCCAGAACCTGCTTGACCAGGTGGGCATCGACCGCGACACGCAGGTCAAGGACCTGACCGAAGACGAGGTCATCAAGCTGCGTGAGGCGATCGAGGACCTCGACGTCGAGGGTGACCTCCGCCGTGAGCGTTCGCAGAACGTCAAGCGCCTGATGGAGATCGGCGCCTACCGGGGCATGCGCCACCGCCGTGGCCTGCCGGTCCGGGGACAGCGCACCAAGACCAACGCCCGGAGCCGCAAGGGTCCGCGCCGCATGAGCGTCGCCGGAAAGCGAAAGGTTTAG
- the rpmJ gene encoding 50S ribosomal protein L36 — MKVRASVKPMCEKCKIIRRRGRVMVICENPRHKQRQG; from the coding sequence ATGAAAGTCCGAGCCTCGGTAAAACCGATGTGTGAGAAGTGCAAGATTATTCGCCGGCGCGGACGCGTCATGGTGATCTGTGAGAACCCGCGACACAAACAGAGGCAGGGTTAG
- the map gene encoding type I methionyl aminopeptidase — translation MITRKTDEQLELMAAAGKVHARCMQLVCKKCRAGVTTAELDEAAEKFIRSQGGVPTFKGFRGFPGSICASPNAMVVHGIPGPYTLEKGDILSIDIGVTLDGWVADGASTVAVGAVDQTTQRLLDVTKESLDLAAAQMVPGNRVGDISNAVQKHVEAAGFSVIKTLVGHGIGQDMHEEPQIPNYGPAGKGPEIEAGMVFAIEPMVNVGEAGIYMDDDGWSVYSEDGSMAAHFEYTVAATANGPRILTPWDEG, via the coding sequence ATGATCACCCGTAAGACGGACGAACAACTCGAGTTGATGGCGGCGGCCGGCAAGGTCCACGCCCGCTGCATGCAGCTGGTCTGCAAGAAGTGCCGCGCCGGCGTGACCACCGCCGAGCTCGACGAAGCCGCCGAGAAGTTCATCCGGTCCCAGGGTGGCGTTCCCACCTTCAAGGGCTTCCGCGGTTTCCCCGGCTCGATCTGCGCGTCCCCGAACGCGATGGTCGTCCACGGCATCCCGGGGCCGTACACCCTGGAGAAGGGCGACATCCTCTCGATCGACATCGGCGTCACGCTCGACGGCTGGGTCGCCGACGGCGCCAGCACGGTCGCGGTCGGCGCGGTCGATCAAACCACCCAGCGCCTGCTCGACGTGACCAAGGAATCGCTCGACCTGGCCGCGGCGCAGATGGTCCCGGGCAACCGGGTGGGGGACATCTCCAATGCCGTCCAGAAGCACGTCGAGGCGGCGGGATTCTCGGTCATCAAGACCCTGGTCGGGCACGGTATCGGGCAGGACATGCACGAGGAGCCCCAGATCCCGAACTACGGCCCGGCAGGCAAGGGACCGGAGATCGAGGCCGGAATGGTCTTTGCGATCGAGCCGATGGTCAACGTCGGCGAAGCCGGAATCTACATGGATGACGACGGCTGGTCGGTCTATTCCGAGGACGGCTCGATGGCCGCACACTTCGAATACACCGTGGCCGCGACGGCAAACGGGCCCCGGATCCTTACTCCCTGGGACGAGGGGTGA
- a CDS encoding adenylate kinase — MPNLNLILLGPPGSGKGTQGERLQEDLELPYYATGDILRAAVKDETDVGLKAKEFMDRGDLVPDEVLIGIIADRLEDPGAEHGFILDGFPRTVPQAEALDQKLHELGRSLTGVILIDSSDEEIVRRLSGRRVSVKDGHVYHVEFNPPQVDGICDIDGSELITRDDDKPEVVRHRLEQYHEKTAPLIDFYKKQGLLNRIEGVETPDRVGESIRKLISTLSLEEGS, encoded by the coding sequence ATGCCTAATCTCAACCTCATTCTTCTCGGTCCGCCCGGTAGCGGCAAAGGAACCCAGGGCGAACGCCTCCAGGAGGACCTCGAGCTGCCGTATTACGCGACCGGGGACATCCTGCGCGCGGCGGTCAAGGACGAGACCGACGTCGGCCTCAAGGCCAAGGAATTCATGGACCGCGGTGACCTGGTCCCGGACGAGGTGCTGATCGGCATCATCGCCGACCGGCTGGAGGACCCCGGGGCCGAGCACGGTTTCATCCTCGACGGATTTCCCCGCACGGTGCCGCAGGCCGAAGCGCTCGACCAGAAGCTGCATGAGCTCGGCCGCTCGCTGACCGGCGTGATCCTGATCGACTCGTCCGACGAGGAGATCGTGCGACGCCTGTCCGGCCGCCGGGTCAGCGTCAAGGACGGTCACGTCTACCACGTCGAGTTCAATCCCCCGCAGGTCGACGGCATCTGCGACATCGACGGCTCCGAGCTGATCACGCGGGACGACGACAAGCCTGAAGTCGTGCGCCACCGGCTCGAGCAGTACCACGAGAAGACGGCGCCGCTGATCGACTTCTACAAGAAGCAGGGCCTGCTCAACCGGATCGAGGGCGTTGAAACCCCTGACCGGGTCGGCGAATCGATCCGCAAGCTGATTTCGACACTGAGCCTCGAAGAGGGCTCGTAG